One [Clostridium] saccharolyticum WM1 DNA segment encodes these proteins:
- the rplD gene encoding 50S ribosomal protein L4 translates to MANVSVYNMEGKEVGTLELNDAVFGVDVNEHLVHMAVVSQLANKRQGTQKAKTRAEVSGGGRKPWKQKGTGHARQGSTRSPQWTGGGVVFAPTPRDYTIRLNKKERRLALKSALTSRVNENKFIVVDELKFDEIKTKKFQTVLNNLKVSKALVVMGEDSTNAVMSARNIAAVKTAFANTINVYDILKYSTVVATKTAVAAIEEVYA, encoded by the coding sequence ATGGCAAACGTATCTGTTTACAATATGGAAGGTAAAGAAGTTGGCACATTAGAGTTAAACGATGCAGTGTTTGGTGTAGATGTTAATGAGCATCTCGTACACATGGCAGTCGTAAGCCAGCTTGCAAATAAGCGCCAGGGCACACAGAAAGCAAAGACTCGTGCAGAAGTATCTGGCGGCGGAAGAAAACCGTGGAAGCAGAAAGGAACCGGTCACGCAAGACAGGGTTCAACAAGATCTCCCCAGTGGACAGGCGGTGGAGTTGTTTTCGCTCCCACACCAAGAGATTATACAATCAGACTCAACAAGAAGGAAAGAAGACTTGCTCTTAAGTCTGCTCTGACCAGCAGAGTGAATGAGAACAAATTCATCGTTGTTGATGAGTTAAAGTTTGATGAAATCAAGACAAAGAAGTTCCAGACTGTATTAAATAACTTAAAGGTATCCAAGGCACTCGTTGTTATGGGTGAGGACAGCACCAATGCAGTAATGAGCGCAAGAAATATCGCTGCTGTTAAGACTGCTTTTGCTAACACCATCAACGTGTACGATATCTTAAAGTACAGCACAGTTGTTGCTACCAAGACTGCTGTTGCAGCAATCGAGGAGGTGTACGCATAA
- a CDS encoding class I SAM-dependent methyltransferase — MWIAEGWKDYEVIDCSEGEKLERWGKYLLVRPDPQVIWSTPKTEKGWKKMNGHYHRSAKGGGEWEFFDLPEQWTISYKDLTFQLKPFSFKHTGLFPEQAANWDWFSEKIKQAGRPVKVLNLFAYTGGATLAAAKAGASVTHVDASRGMVGWAKENARSSNLESSSIRWMVDDCVKFVEREIRRGNHYDGIIMDPPSYGRGPKGEIWKIEDAIYPLVKLCAQLLSDQPLFFLINSYTTGLAPSVLSYMISTEIGSKFGGTVQSEEVGLPVTRTGLVLPCGASGRWWA, encoded by the coding sequence ATGTGGATTGCAGAAGGCTGGAAAGATTACGAAGTGATAGATTGTTCAGAAGGAGAAAAGCTGGAACGCTGGGGAAAATATCTCCTGGTACGTCCGGACCCACAGGTGATCTGGTCCACTCCCAAGACAGAAAAAGGCTGGAAAAAAATGAACGGCCACTATCACCGCAGCGCCAAGGGCGGCGGTGAATGGGAGTTTTTTGACCTTCCGGAACAGTGGACCATAAGCTACAAGGACCTGACGTTTCAGCTAAAGCCTTTCAGTTTTAAGCATACAGGACTTTTTCCGGAGCAGGCGGCAAACTGGGACTGGTTCAGTGAAAAAATAAAACAGGCAGGACGGCCTGTAAAGGTGCTTAATTTATTTGCCTACACAGGAGGTGCAACTCTGGCAGCCGCAAAAGCAGGCGCTTCTGTCACACATGTAGATGCCTCCAGGGGAATGGTTGGCTGGGCTAAGGAAAACGCCCGGTCTTCAAACCTGGAGTCCTCTTCCATCCGCTGGATGGTGGATGACTGCGTAAAATTTGTTGAAAGAGAGATCAGAAGGGGAAACCATTACGATGGAATCATTATGGATCCTCCTTCCTATGGCAGAGGACCCAAGGGGGAAATCTGGAAAATCGAGGATGCCATTTATCCTTTGGTAAAGCTCTGCGCCCAGCTTCTGTCAGATCAACCTTTGTTTTTCCTGATCAACTCCTATACCACCGGACTGGCTCCTTCTGTACTTTCCTACATGATTTCCACGGAAATCGGCTCGAAATTCGGAGGTACCGTACAATCGGAAGAAGTGGGCCTTCCTGTAACCCGGACCGGACTGGTTCTTCCCTGCGGGGCCTCAGGCAGATGGTGGGCTTAA
- a CDS encoding chorion class high-cysteine HCB protein 13, whose protein sequence is MCCFNIGFSVGSCGCNRWCNWGINNGCCNWGWNNGCNWGWNNRCNCGWNNGCNWGGCNRCNRCGCNRGCNNRCN, encoded by the coding sequence ATGTGCTGTTTTAATATAGGTTTTTCTGTAGGCAGCTGCGGCTGCAATCGCTGGTGCAACTGGGGGATTAATAACGGCTGCTGTAATTGGGGCTGGAATAACGGCTGTAACTGGGGCTGGAATAATCGCTGCAACTGTGGTTGGAATAATGGCTGTAACTGGGGAGGCTGCAACAGGTGCAATCGCTGCGGCTGCAACCGGGGCTGTAATAACCGCTGCAATTAA
- the rplW gene encoding 50S ribosomal protein L23 — MADIKYYDVIQKPVVTEKSMNAMASKKYTFIVHTDANKAMIKEAVEKMFPGTKVASVNTMNLDGKTKRRGMTFGKTAKTKKAIVQLTADSKDIEIFEGL; from the coding sequence ATGGCAGATATTAAGTATTACGACGTAATCCAGAAGCCTGTAGTAACTGAGAAAAGCATGAACGCTATGGCGTCCAAGAAGTATACGTTTATCGTACACACAGATGCGAACAAGGCTATGATCAAAGAAGCTGTTGAAAAGATGTTCCCAGGTACAAAGGTTGCCAGTGTGAACACTATGAACTTAGACGGAAAGACCAAAAGAAGAGGAATGACTTTTGGGAAGACCGCTAAGACAAAGAAAGCAATCGTTCAGCTGACGGCTGACAGCAAAGACATCGAAATCTTCGAAGGACTGTAA
- the rplC gene encoding 50S ribosomal protein L3, with product MKKGILATKVGMTQIFNENGVLTPVTVLQAGPCVVTQVKTVENDGYSAVQVGYVDKREKLVSKPIKGHFDKAGVSYKRYVREFKLENADQYSVKDEIKAEIFAAGDKIDATAISKGKGFQGAIKRHGQSRGPMAHGSKFHRHAGSNGACSDPSKVFKGKKMPGQMGNKKVTIQNLEIVRVDAENNLILVKGAVPGPKKSLVTIKETVKASN from the coding sequence ATGAAGAAGGGTATTTTAGCTACCAAAGTCGGAATGACACAGATCTTCAATGAAAACGGAGTATTAACTCCAGTAACGGTTCTTCAGGCTGGTCCTTGTGTCGTAACACAGGTTAAGACCGTAGAGAACGATGGTTACAGTGCAGTACAGGTTGGTTATGTTGATAAGAGAGAAAAGCTTGTCAGCAAGCCAATTAAGGGCCATTTTGATAAGGCCGGAGTATCTTACAAGAGATATGTAAGAGAGTTTAAGCTTGAGAATGCTGACCAGTATTCTGTTAAAGATGAAATCAAGGCAGAGATCTTTGCAGCAGGTGATAAGATCGACGCTACCGCAATCTCCAAAGGGAAAGGTTTCCAGGGTGCTATTAAGAGACACGGACAGTCCAGAGGACCTATGGCTCACGGTTCCAAGTTCCATCGTCATGCAGGCTCCAACGGTGCATGTTCTGATCCGAGCAAGGTATTCAAGGGCAAAAAAATGCCTGGCCAGATGGGTAATAAGAAGGTAACAATCCAGAACCTTGAAATCGTTAGGGTTGATGCAGAAAACAACCTGATTCTGGTTAAGGGTGCTGTACCAGGACCTAAGAAGTCTTTAGTAACAATCAAGGAAACAGTAAAAGCATCGAACTAA
- the rpsJ gene encoding 30S ribosomal protein S10 → MASQVMRITLKAYDHQLVDQSAGKIIDTVKKTGSKVSGPVPLPTKKEVVTILRAVHKYKDSREQFEQRTHKRLIDIITPSQKTVDALSRLEMPAGVYIDIKMKNK, encoded by the coding sequence ATGGCAAGTCAAGTAATGAGAATCACATTAAAAGCGTATGATCATCAGTTGGTTGATCAGTCTGCAGGCAAAATCATCGACACTGTAAAAAAGACAGGATCAAAAGTGAGCGGACCGGTGCCGTTACCAACCAAGAAGGAAGTGGTAACCATCTTAAGGGCGGTTCACAAGTACAAAGATTCCAGAGAGCAGTTCGAGCAGAGAACGCATAAGAGACTCATTGATATCATTACACCAAGCCAGAAAACTGTTGATGCATTATCCAGACTGGAAATGCCGGCAGGTGTGTACATCGATATCAAGATGAAGAATAAATAA
- a CDS encoding cell wall-binding protein: MKRKGLIMLAVTAMLAIGASSVDAWAAEGWAQSGSAWVYYDSSGNKVTNTWKKGADNLWRYLNSNGDMAVNTWVENTYYMDSNGILVTDKWMKFQDSGSSQYKWYYFGSSGKAIMDNWSKINNKWYYFDSNGEMQTGWVLDNIYYCGTDGAMRTGWQKLFPPDSDNNGDRVTPGDNDDGKYWYYFNDSGKKYVPKDVSGDYATYKIDGVSYCFDSDGALQTGWKNVGIENAEYDIQNYKYYDSNGKLRVGWYSVEPPQDLSGYEESVEWFYFSNSGVPKTGPKEGEASTQNIIKLNDKTYLFNNLGNPVYGLQKVMIGSTSEYTAFYFGDKKTSTMQKGKVRVIEGDGSEATYYFSDSGRGYTGVKDGSLYYMGKLQCADEGTKYEAIAIPTGSTKTTYVVNTSGKVAKSTTVKNSEGVKYKTGSNGNLLKVDDETPSGEGRAPTEPTWD, from the coding sequence ATGAAAAGAAAAGGTCTCATTATGCTGGCTGTTACCGCCATGCTGGCAATTGGTGCTTCATCTGTGGATGCCTGGGCAGCGGAAGGCTGGGCTCAGTCGGGAAGCGCCTGGGTTTATTATGATTCAAGCGGAAATAAGGTGACAAACACCTGGAAAAAGGGTGCGGACAACCTATGGCGTTATTTAAACAGCAACGGGGATATGGCTGTAAATACCTGGGTGGAAAATACCTACTACATGGATTCCAACGGTATATTGGTGACGGATAAGTGGATGAAGTTCCAGGATTCCGGCAGCTCCCAGTACAAATGGTATTATTTCGGCAGCAGCGGAAAAGCCATTATGGACAACTGGTCCAAGATCAATAATAAGTGGTATTACTTTGATTCCAATGGTGAGATGCAGACCGGCTGGGTCCTTGATAATATTTATTATTGCGGAACAGACGGAGCTATGCGCACTGGCTGGCAGAAGCTTTTTCCTCCTGACAGCGATAACAACGGAGACCGTGTTACTCCAGGAGATAATGATGACGGTAAATACTGGTATTATTTTAACGACAGCGGCAAAAAGTATGTACCAAAGGATGTTTCCGGCGATTATGCCACCTATAAGATAGACGGAGTATCTTACTGCTTTGATTCAGACGGAGCCCTTCAGACCGGCTGGAAGAACGTGGGAATCGAAAATGCCGAGTATGATATTCAAAATTATAAATATTATGACAGCAATGGAAAGCTGAGAGTGGGCTGGTATTCTGTGGAGCCTCCTCAGGATTTATCCGGATATGAGGAAAGCGTAGAATGGTTTTATTTCTCCAATTCCGGGGTACCCAAGACCGGACCGAAGGAGGGAGAGGCCAGCACCCAGAATATAATCAAATTAAACGATAAAACCTATTTGTTTAATAATCTGGGGAACCCGGTATATGGATTGCAGAAGGTGATGATTGGCAGTACATCAGAGTATACGGCCTTCTATTTCGGCGATAAGAAGACCAGCACCATGCAGAAGGGCAAAGTAAGGGTGATCGAAGGAGACGGCAGCGAAGCGACCTATTATTTCAGTGACAGCGGACGCGGCTATACAGGAGTCAAGGATGGTTCCTTATATTATATGGGCAAACTTCAGTGCGCAGATGAAGGAACCAAGTATGAAGCCATTGCCATTCCTACGGGAAGCACCAAAACCACCTATGTGGTTAACACTTCCGGAAAGGTGGCAAAAAGTACAACGGTAAAAAACTCCGAGGGAGTCAAATATAAAACCGGAAGCAACGGAAACTTATTAAAAGTAGATGATGAAACTCCAAGCGGAGAAGGCAGAGCTCCTACGGAACCGACCTGGGACTAA